One genomic window of Streptomyces sp. WP-1 includes the following:
- a CDS encoding LCP family protein translates to MDAQGRGRADNIDPADQWVLNPNTGEYELRLPPSGTQSVPGPRKPSAEDGGGARRRRRNDMAPGETREMSKVPAQDGGPEEGGGTRTREGGRTRDGDRAGDKARAGDVPPPRTSRRRTTEPEGAPGRRGRRPVKKKSKAKKVLAWTAGGTAFALVAVGAAGYLYLKHLEGNISSTDVGDAGSKGFSKDDAFNLLIIGTDKRTGKGNEGYGDSGSVGHADTNILLHVSKDRTNATALSIPRDLIVNVPDCRTIQPDGSSKVIPGTDNVRFNTSLGQDGRDPGCTMRTVEEVTGIHVDHFMMADFNAVKTLTSAVGGVEVCVAHPVDDKESHLRLPAGKSVVEGEQALAFVRTRHSFGNQGDLDRIKVQQQFLGSLMRKMSSSDTLTNPSKLLDLAEAATKALTVDTGIKSINTLKDMALELKKVPPKNITFTTVPVVDNPAEKVHATVVLNQSAAPSVFQAIQNDVSFTEVKRKQKAAKDAQAARLKGTRSAPGDVRVRILNSEAAPGSAQAVLDWLQNTEGVLKSENAGNAGSGLQKTTLEYAPDQAAQARELAALMGLPGSALKPGSSVVNSQGLPAMTLTLGKDFKAAGTPIAAPDTAPKVDKSTADEVKCAS, encoded by the coding sequence GTGGACGCGCAAGGCCGTGGGCGGGCGGACAACATCGATCCCGCAGACCAGTGGGTGCTCAATCCGAACACCGGCGAATACGAACTGCGACTGCCTCCTTCCGGAACGCAATCGGTTCCCGGTCCGCGCAAGCCGTCCGCCGAGGACGGCGGCGGTGCCCGGCGCCGTCGGCGCAACGACATGGCGCCCGGTGAGACCCGCGAGATGAGCAAGGTGCCCGCGCAGGACGGCGGGCCCGAGGAGGGCGGCGGGACGCGCACCCGGGAGGGGGGCCGTACCCGGGACGGGGACCGCGCCGGGGACAAGGCGCGCGCCGGGGACGTGCCGCCGCCGAGGACCTCCCGGCGGCGTACCACCGAGCCCGAGGGCGCGCCGGGACGGCGTGGCCGCCGGCCGGTGAAGAAGAAGTCGAAGGCGAAGAAGGTGCTGGCGTGGACCGCCGGCGGCACGGCCTTCGCGCTGGTCGCGGTCGGCGCCGCCGGGTACCTGTACCTCAAGCACCTTGAGGGCAACATCAGTTCGACCGATGTCGGGGACGCGGGCTCCAAGGGCTTCAGCAAGGACGACGCCTTCAACCTGCTGATCATCGGCACCGACAAGCGCACCGGCAAGGGCAACGAGGGCTACGGCGACTCCGGCAGCGTCGGGCACGCGGACACCAACATCCTGCTGCACGTCTCCAAGGACCGGACCAACGCGACCGCGCTGAGCATCCCGCGCGACCTGATCGTGAACGTCCCCGACTGCAGGACCATCCAGCCCGACGGCAGCAGCAAGGTCATTCCCGGCACCGACAACGTCCGCTTCAACACCAGCCTCGGCCAGGACGGCCGTGACCCGGGCTGCACCATGCGCACCGTCGAAGAGGTCACCGGCATACACGTCGACCACTTCATGATGGCCGACTTCAACGCGGTGAAGACGCTGACCAGCGCGGTCGGCGGGGTCGAGGTGTGTGTCGCGCACCCGGTGGACGACAAGGAGTCCCACCTCAGGCTGCCGGCGGGCAAGTCGGTGGTGGAGGGCGAGCAGGCCCTCGCCTTCGTGCGCACCCGGCACAGCTTCGGCAACCAGGGCGACCTGGACCGCATCAAGGTGCAGCAGCAGTTCCTGGGCTCGCTGATGCGCAAGATGTCCTCCAGTGACACCCTCACCAACCCCTCGAAGCTGTTGGACCTCGCGGAGGCGGCCACCAAGGCGCTGACCGTCGACACCGGCATAAAGAGCATCAACACGCTGAAGGACATGGCGCTGGAGCTCAAGAAGGTGCCGCCGAAGAACATCACCTTCACCACGGTGCCGGTGGTGGACAACCCCGCCGAGAAGGTCCACGCGACGGTGGTCCTCAACCAGTCGGCGGCGCCGTCGGTCTTCCAGGCGATACAGAACGACGTCTCCTTCACCGAGGTCAAGCGCAAGCAGAAGGCCGCCAAGGACGCACAGGCCGCCCGGCTCAAGGGCACCAGGTCCGCGCCCGGCGATGTACGTGTGCGCATCCTCAACAGCGAGGCGGCGCCCGGCAGCGCGCAGGCGGTCCTCGACTGGCTCCAGAACACCGAGGGCGTGCTGAAGTCGGAGAACGCGGGCAACGCGGGGTCCGGGCTGCAGAAGACCACCCTGGAGTACGCGCCCGACCAGGCCGCGCAGGCCCGGGAGCTGGCCGCGCTGATGGGGCTGCCCGGCTCGGCGCTCAAGCCGGGTTCGAGCGTCGTCAACTCCCAGGGACTGCCCGCGATGACCCTGACCCTGGGCAAGGACTTCAAGGCCGCGGGCACCCCGATCGCGGCCCCGGACACGGCACCGAAGGTCGACAAGTCAACGGCCGACGAGGTTAAGTGCGCCTCATAG
- a CDS encoding LCP family protein: MGPCTVILSPPPADGSSATGAGLARRRRRRWAKGAGLGAVVLVAAAVGAGWTAYARLSANVRPDDAAAAELGRYARERPPVVAPGARNILLIGSDSRAGSGNARYGRDLGSQRSDTTILLHLAADRRSATAVSVPRDLMVDVPGCLRADGTRGEPVFAMFNHAFELGGSACTVRTVEKLTNIRVDHHMLVDFSGFKDMVDAVDGVRVCLKEPIDDKAAKLRLPAGEVTLDGEQALGYVRARESLGDGSDTERMRRQQRFLGALATRVRGNDVLLNPLRLYAVLDAATSSLTTDPGLANLSDLYRLVRTLHDIPTRHMQFLTVPREQYVYDADRDQLVEPEAEKLFERLRADRPVVVAGQAPDKPSAPRKGTNGGPSPAPTYTGNTAAERGCA; this comes from the coding sequence ATGGGGCCTTGCACCGTGATCCTCTCCCCTCCTCCCGCCGACGGTTCGTCCGCGACCGGGGCCGGGCTCGCGCGGCGGCGCCGGCGGCGGTGGGCCAAGGGGGCGGGGCTCGGCGCGGTGGTCCTGGTCGCGGCGGCCGTCGGGGCGGGGTGGACGGCGTACGCCCGGCTCAGCGCCAATGTCCGGCCCGACGACGCGGCGGCCGCCGAACTCGGCCGGTACGCCCGCGAGCGGCCCCCGGTCGTGGCGCCCGGGGCGCGGAACATCCTGCTGATCGGGTCCGACAGCCGGGCCGGGAGCGGCAACGCCCGCTACGGGCGGGACCTGGGCAGCCAGCGTTCGGACACGACGATCCTGCTGCATCTGGCGGCGGACCGGCGCAGCGCCACCGCCGTGTCCGTGCCCCGGGACCTGATGGTGGACGTCCCCGGCTGCCTCCGGGCCGACGGCACCCGGGGCGAGCCGGTGTTCGCGATGTTCAACCACGCCTTCGAGCTGGGCGGTTCGGCGTGCACGGTCCGTACCGTCGAGAAGCTGACGAACATCCGCGTCGACCACCACATGCTCGTGGACTTCAGCGGGTTCAAGGACATGGTGGACGCCGTCGACGGGGTGCGGGTCTGTCTGAAGGAGCCCATCGACGACAAGGCGGCGAAGCTCAGGCTGCCCGCGGGCGAGGTCACGCTCGACGGGGAGCAGGCCCTCGGCTATGTACGGGCCCGCGAGTCGCTGGGCGACGGCAGCGACACCGAGCGGATGCGGCGCCAGCAGCGTTTCCTCGGCGCGCTGGCCACCAGGGTGCGCGGCAATGACGTACTGCTGAACCCCTTGCGGCTGTACGCCGTGCTGGACGCGGCGACGTCCTCGCTCACCACCGATCCCGGGCTGGCGAACCTGAGCGATCTGTACCGACTGGTGCGGACGCTGCACGACATTCCCACCCGGCATATGCAATTCCTGACGGTGCCGAGGGAGCAGTACGTCTACGACGCCGATCGCGACCAACTCGTGGAGCCCGAGGCCGAGAAGCTCTTCGAACGGCTGCGCGCGGACCGGCCGGTGGTGGTCGCGGGGCAGGCGCCGGACAAGCCGTCGGCGCCGCGAAAGGGCACGAACGGCGGCCCCTCTCCCGCGCCCACCTACACCGGGAACACGGCCGCCGAGCGCGGTTGCGCGTAA
- a CDS encoding TIGR03089 family protein, whose product MNATDRTPADLLTSALAADPGRPLVTFYDDATGERVELSVATFANWVAKTANLLQGDLSVEPGDRVALLLPAHWQTAVWLLACASVGAVAAMAGDPAAADVVVSGPDALEAARACRGERVALALRPLGGRFPQPPQGFLDYAVEVPGQGDRFTSPYGGESALIVAGAEFSGAEVVQKALADSAELDLTGPGSRLLSGLSYDTWEGLSAGLFAPLASGGSVVLCRNLERLGEEALAKRIESEKVTAVRR is encoded by the coding sequence GTGAACGCCACCGATCGCACCCCCGCCGACCTGCTGACTTCCGCCCTCGCCGCGGATCCCGGCCGCCCGCTGGTGACCTTCTACGACGATGCCACGGGCGAACGCGTCGAACTCTCGGTCGCCACCTTCGCCAACTGGGTGGCCAAGACCGCGAACCTCCTCCAGGGCGACCTCTCCGTGGAACCCGGCGACCGGGTCGCGCTGCTGCTGCCCGCGCACTGGCAGACGGCGGTGTGGCTGCTGGCCTGCGCCTCGGTGGGCGCGGTCGCGGCCATGGCCGGGGACCCGGCGGCGGCCGATGTGGTCGTCAGCGGGCCGGACGCGCTGGAGGCGGCGCGGGCCTGCCGGGGCGAGCGGGTCGCGCTGGCCCTGCGGCCGCTCGGCGGACGTTTCCCGCAGCCGCCGCAGGGGTTCCTCGACTACGCCGTGGAGGTGCCGGGCCAGGGCGACCGGTTCACGTCGCCGTACGGCGGGGAGTCGGCGCTGATCGTGGCCGGCGCGGAGTTCAGCGGGGCCGAGGTGGTGCAGAAGGCCCTCGCCGACTCGGCTGAGCTGGACCTTACGGGGCCCGGTTCGCGGCTGCTGTCGGGGTTGTCGTACGACACCTGGGAAGGGCTCAGCGCGGGCTTGTTCGCGCCGCTGGCCAGTGGGGGGTCGGTGGTGCTGTGCCGGAATCTGGAGCGGCTGGGCGAGGAGGCGCTGGCGAAGCGGATCGAGAGCGAGAAGGTGACGGCGGTACGGCGGTGA
- a CDS encoding sugar phosphate nucleotidyltransferase, giving the protein MTEAILLVGGKGTRLRPLTVHTPKPMVRAAGVPFLTHQLARARAAGVEHIVLATSYLAEVFEPYFGDGSALGLHLEYVTEEEPLGTGGAIRNVASRLHSGPDEPVLIFNGDILTGLDIRALVDTHESTGADVSLHLTKVSDPRAYGLVPTDETGRVLAFLEKPQTPEEIVTDQINAGAYVFRRSVIDAIPAGRPVSVERETFPQLLAAGAHLQGMVDSTYWLDLGTPAAFVRGSADLVLGRAPSPAVPGRCGDRLVLPTAQVAPDAKLTGGTVVGEGAFVAEGARVFGSTILPGAVIEPGAIITDSLIGTRARVGSRSVLTGTVIGDGAVIGPDNELREGARVWCDARIPAGAVRFSSDQ; this is encoded by the coding sequence GTGACAGAAGCGATCCTCCTGGTCGGCGGCAAAGGCACCCGGCTGCGCCCGCTCACCGTGCACACGCCCAAGCCCATGGTCAGGGCCGCGGGCGTGCCGTTCCTCACCCACCAGCTGGCGAGGGCGAGAGCGGCGGGCGTCGAGCACATCGTCCTTGCCACCAGCTATCTGGCCGAGGTCTTCGAGCCGTACTTCGGCGACGGCTCGGCGCTGGGCCTCCACCTCGAGTACGTCACCGAGGAGGAGCCCCTGGGCACGGGCGGGGCGATCCGCAATGTGGCCTCGCGGCTGCACTCGGGCCCCGACGAGCCGGTGCTGATCTTCAACGGCGACATCCTGACGGGCCTGGACATCCGGGCCCTCGTCGACACCCACGAGTCGACGGGCGCGGATGTCTCGCTGCACCTGACGAAGGTGTCCGACCCCCGGGCCTACGGCCTGGTGCCGACCGACGAGACGGGCCGGGTGCTGGCCTTCCTGGAGAAGCCGCAGACGCCCGAGGAGATCGTCACCGACCAGATCAACGCGGGGGCGTACGTCTTCCGGCGCTCGGTCATCGACGCGATCCCGGCGGGCCGGCCGGTGTCGGTGGAGCGCGAGACGTTCCCCCAGCTGCTCGCGGCCGGGGCGCACCTTCAGGGCATGGTCGACTCGACGTACTGGCTGGACCTCGGCACCCCGGCGGCGTTCGTGCGCGGCTCGGCCGACCTGGTGCTCGGGCGCGCGCCGTCGCCGGCGGTGCCGGGGCGCTGCGGTGACCGGCTGGTGCTGCCGACGGCCCAGGTGGCGCCGGACGCGAAGCTGACCGGGGGCACGGTGGTGGGGGAGGGCGCGTTCGTCGCGGAAGGCGCGCGGGTCTTCGGCTCCACGATCCTGCCGGGCGCGGTCATCGAGCCGGGCGCGATCATCACCGACTCCCTGATCGGCACCCGCGCCCGCGTCGGCAGCCGCTCCGTCCTCACCGGCACGGTCATCGGCGACGGCGCGGTCATCGGCCCCGACAACGAGCTGCGCGAGGGGGCGCGGGTGTGGTGCGACGCGCGCATTCCGGCGGGGGCGGTGCGGTTCTCTTCCGACCAGTAG
- a CDS encoding DNA-3-methyladenine glycosylase, whose amino-acid sequence MAGRFVQRPTRTAVRGGQAGVSAGGTGRTGAAAGIPRQVAEAARVRRWVPEGPLDLGLVLGPLRRGPADPTFRATADGSVWRACRTPAGPGTLRVRAYGGEVLGEAWGPGAEWLLDGLPALLGAADEPDAFVPRHRVVALARHRRPGLRLTRTGLVLESLIPSVLEQKVTADEAYRAWRLLVRRFGEPAPGPAGTGERPMSVMPGPRTWALIPSWEWHRAGVDDKRASTILRAVRVAARLEQAAEMPPGQARARLEVVPGVGVWTSAEVVQRSHGAADEVTVGDLHLPGIVGWALAGDRHADDSEMLRLLEPYAGQRHRAARLILLSGLVPARRVPKMPRVDIGLL is encoded by the coding sequence GTGGCAGGACGTTTCGTTCAGCGGCCCACGCGTACGGCTGTGCGCGGTGGGCAGGCCGGCGTGTCCGCGGGCGGTACGGGTCGTACGGGTGCCGCGGCCGGGATACCGCGGCAGGTCGCGGAGGCCGCGCGGGTGCGGCGGTGGGTGCCCGAGGGGCCGCTCGATCTCGGGCTGGTGCTCGGGCCGCTGCGGCGCGGGCCCGCTGATCCGACGTTCCGGGCCACGGCGGACGGATCCGTGTGGCGGGCGTGCCGCACCCCGGCCGGGCCGGGCACGCTGCGGGTACGGGCGTACGGCGGTGAGGTGCTCGGCGAGGCGTGGGGGCCGGGGGCGGAGTGGCTGCTCGACGGCCTGCCCGCGCTGCTCGGCGCGGCCGACGAGCCGGACGCGTTCGTGCCCCGGCACCGGGTGGTGGCACTGGCCCGGCACCGGCGGCCGGGGCTGCGGCTCACGCGGACCGGGTTGGTGCTGGAGTCGTTGATCCCGTCGGTGCTGGAGCAGAAGGTCACGGCGGACGAGGCGTACCGGGCGTGGCGGTTGCTGGTGCGGCGGTTCGGGGAGCCGGCGCCGGGCCCCGCGGGGACCGGTGAGCGGCCGATGTCCGTCATGCCCGGCCCGCGGACATGGGCGTTGATCCCCTCCTGGGAGTGGCATCGGGCCGGGGTCGACGACAAGCGCGCGTCCACGATCCTGCGGGCGGTGCGGGTGGCCGCGCGGCTGGAGCAGGCGGCGGAGATGCCCCCGGGGCAGGCCCGGGCGCGGCTGGAGGTCGTGCCCGGGGTGGGGGTGTGGACGTCGGCCGAGGTGGTGCAGCGCAGTCATGGGGCGGCCGACGAGGTGACGGTCGGGGATCTGCATCTGCCGGGGATCGTGGGGTGGGCGCTGGCGGGTGACCGGCACGCGGACGACTCCGAGATGCTGCGTCTGCTGGAGCCGTACGCAGGGCAACGGCACCGTGCCGCCCGGCTGATCCTGCTGAGCGGTCTCGTCCCGGCCCGGCGCGTCCCGAAGATGCCTCGGGTGGACATCGGGTTGCTCTGA
- a CDS encoding coenzyme F420-0:L-glutamate ligase gives MSVDRAERPAFQVWAPAGLPEVQRGDDLAKLIAVAEPGLADGDVVVVTSKIVSKAEGRIVRATDREAAIDAETVRVVARRGALRIVENRQGLVMAAAGVDASNTPAGTVLLLPEDPDASARAIRDGLRDALGVEVGVIVSDTFGRPWRAGLTDVAIGAAGVRVLDDLRGGTDAHGNPLSATVVATADELAAAGDLVKGKAEGRPVAVVRGLSQLVGEGGEPDTGARALVRAAADDMFRLGTSEAVREAVTLRRTVRAFTEEPVDPGSVRRAVAAAVTAPAPHHTTPWRFVLLESAGSRTRLLDAMRDAWIADLRRDGKSEESVAKRVRRGEVLRDAPFLAVPCLVMDGSHHYGDARRDGAEREMFVVAMGAGVQNFLVALAGERLGSAWVSSTMFCRDVVRETLGLPPEWDPMGAVAIGHPAQPPSPRADRDAEAFIEVR, from the coding sequence GTGAGCGTGGACCGCGCGGAGCGTCCCGCGTTCCAGGTCTGGGCGCCGGCCGGGCTGCCCGAGGTGCAGCGGGGCGACGACCTCGCCAAGCTGATCGCCGTCGCCGAGCCCGGCCTGGCCGACGGGGACGTGGTGGTCGTCACCTCCAAGATCGTGTCCAAGGCGGAGGGCCGGATCGTCCGGGCCACCGACCGGGAGGCCGCGATCGACGCGGAGACCGTGCGGGTGGTGGCCCGCCGGGGTGCCCTGCGGATCGTGGAGAACCGGCAGGGCCTGGTCATGGCCGCCGCCGGGGTCGACGCGTCCAACACCCCCGCCGGGACCGTGCTGTTGCTGCCCGAGGACCCGGACGCGTCCGCCCGTGCGATCCGCGACGGCCTGCGCGACGCCCTCGGGGTCGAGGTCGGGGTGATCGTCAGTGACACCTTCGGGCGACCCTGGCGCGCGGGGCTCACGGATGTGGCGATCGGCGCCGCCGGGGTGCGGGTGCTGGACGATCTGCGCGGCGGCACGGACGCGCACGGCAACCCGCTCAGCGCCACCGTGGTGGCCACGGCGGACGAACTGGCCGCCGCCGGTGACCTGGTCAAGGGCAAGGCCGAGGGACGGCCGGTCGCGGTGGTGCGGGGCCTGTCCCAGCTGGTGGGAGAAGGCGGCGAGCCGGACACCGGCGCGCGGGCGCTGGTGCGCGCCGCGGCCGACGACATGTTCCGGCTCGGCACCTCCGAGGCGGTCCGCGAGGCCGTGACCCTGAGGCGCACCGTGCGGGCGTTCACCGAGGAGCCGGTGGACCCGGGTTCGGTACGGCGCGCGGTGGCGGCGGCCGTGACCGCGCCCGCGCCGCACCACACCACGCCCTGGCGGTTCGTGCTGCTGGAGTCGGCCGGGTCGCGCACCCGGCTGCTGGACGCGATGCGGGACGCCTGGATCGCCGACCTGCGGCGGGACGGCAAGAGCGAGGAGTCCGTCGCCAAGCGGGTCCGGCGCGGCGAGGTGCTGCGGGACGCGCCCTTCCTCGCGGTGCCGTGCCTCGTCATGGACGGCTCGCACCACTACGGGGACGCGCGGCGCGACGGCGCCGAGCGGGAGATGTTCGTCGTCGCCATGGGCGCGGGCGTGCAGAACTTCCTGGTGGCGCTGGCCGGGGAGCGCCTCGGCTCGGCCTGGGTGTCGTCCACGATGTTCTGCCGGGACGTGGTGCGCGAGACGCTCGGGCTGCCCCCGGAGTGGGATCCGATGGGCGCGGTGGCGATCGGTCATCCGGCCCAGCCGCCGAGCCCGCGGGCGGACCGGGACGCGGAGGCGTTCATCGAGGTGCGGTGA
- the cofD gene encoding 2-phospho-L-lactate transferase, protein MRIVVLAGGIGGARFLRGLQQAAPDADVTVIGNTGDDIHLFGLKVCPDLDTVMYTLGGGINEEQGWGRSAETFHLKEELAAYGVGPEWFGLGDRDFATHIVRTQMLGAGYPLSAVTEALCDRWKPGVKLIPMTDDRVETHVAVQVDGERKAVHFQEYWVRMRAGVPAEAVVPVGAEHSKPAPGVLEAIAEADVILFPPSNPVVSIGTILAVPGIREAIADAGVPVVGLSPIVGDAPVRGMADKVLAAVGVESTAAAVAEHYGSGLLDGWLVDTVDAAVVERVEADGIRCRAVPLMMTDVAATAQMAREALTLAEEVRGA, encoded by the coding sequence ATGCGCATTGTGGTTCTGGCAGGCGGTATCGGTGGTGCACGGTTCCTGCGTGGTCTCCAGCAGGCCGCGCCGGACGCGGATGTCACGGTGATCGGCAACACCGGCGACGACATCCACCTCTTCGGGCTGAAGGTCTGCCCGGACCTCGACACGGTGATGTACACGCTGGGCGGCGGCATCAACGAGGAGCAGGGCTGGGGTCGGTCCGCGGAGACCTTCCATCTCAAGGAGGAACTGGCGGCCTACGGGGTCGGCCCCGAGTGGTTCGGGCTCGGCGACCGGGACTTCGCCACGCACATCGTGCGGACGCAGATGCTCGGCGCCGGTTATCCGCTGAGCGCGGTGACCGAGGCGCTGTGCGACCGGTGGAAGCCCGGTGTGAAGCTGATCCCGATGACCGACGACCGCGTGGAGACGCATGTGGCCGTCCAGGTCGACGGCGAGCGCAAGGCGGTCCACTTCCAGGAGTACTGGGTGCGGATGCGGGCCGGTGTGCCCGCCGAGGCCGTGGTCCCGGTCGGCGCCGAGCACTCCAAGCCGGCCCCCGGTGTCCTGGAGGCGATCGCCGAGGCGGACGTCATCCTCTTCCCGCCGTCCAACCCGGTCGTGTCCATCGGCACGATCCTCGCGGTCCCCGGCATCAGGGAGGCCATCGCGGACGCGGGCGTGCCCGTGGTCGGCCTGTCCCCCATCGTCGGCGACGCGCCCGTGCGCGGGATGGCCGACAAGGTGCTCGCCGCGGTCGGCGTGGAGTCCACGGCCGCCGCGGTCGCCGAGCACTACGGCTCTGGCCTGCTGGACGGCTGGCTGGTCGACACCGTGGACGCGGCGGTGGTCGAGCGCGTGGAGGCCGACGGCATCCGCTGCCGTGCCGTACCGCTGATGATGACCGACGTGGCCGCGACCGCGCAGATGGCGCGGGAGGCGCTGACGCTGGCCGAGGAGGTGCGGGGCGCGTGA
- a CDS encoding cysteine dioxygenase family protein — protein sequence MNSDNDLQIAGDLLEVPHLLQPPREHPATVAEFAGLARAIAADRAQWADLVRYDATTRWYHRLRTGPGYEVWLLSWVPGQGTGRHDHGRSSGVLTVLEGTLTEHTRRGARTLAPGAHHVFAPGYAHEVVNDALEPAVSLHIYYPGLTEMPMHPAAHAGAHVAPFCEARPVTA from the coding sequence ATGAACAGCGACAACGACCTCCAGATCGCCGGTGACCTGCTTGAGGTCCCGCACCTGCTCCAGCCGCCGCGCGAGCACCCGGCCACCGTCGCCGAGTTCGCCGGCCTGGCCCGCGCCATCGCCGCCGACCGCGCCCAGTGGGCGGATCTCGTGCGCTACGACGCCACGACCCGCTGGTACCACCGGCTGCGCACCGGCCCCGGTTACGAGGTCTGGCTGCTGTCCTGGGTGCCGGGGCAGGGCACCGGGCGGCACGACCACGGCCGCTCCTCCGGTGTCCTCACCGTCCTGGAGGGCACGCTGACCGAGCACACCCGGCGCGGTGCCAGGACGCTCGCGCCCGGCGCACACCATGTGTTCGCGCCGGGGTACGCGCACGAGGTCGTCAACGACGCGCTGGAACCGGCGGTCAGCCTGCACATCTACTACCCGGGCCTCACCGAGATGCCCATGCACCCCGCGGCGCACGCCGGGGCGCACGTCGCCCCCTTCTGCGAGGCGCGTCCGGTGACTGCCTGA